GCCGACGAGGTCTTCGACCTGATGGAGAAGTTCGCGGGCTACGGCTTCAACAAGTCGCACGCGGCAGCGTACTCCCTGCTGGCCTATCACACGGGCTGGCTCAAGGTGCACTACACGGCCGAGTTCTACTGCGGCAATATGACCGTGGAAATGGACAACACCGACAAGCTCAAGGTGTTGTACGAGGACGCGCTCAAGATGGGCATCACTTTCGAGATGCCCGATGTGAACCGCGGCGTGCACCGCTTCGAGCCGGTGACCGACAAGGTCATACGCTATGGCCTTGGAGCCATCAAGGGGACAGGGCAGGCGGCCATCGAAGCCATTGTGGCTGCGCGCAACGGCGAGGGCACAGGCCCCAACGGCCACGAGAAGGGGCCGTTCAAGAGCCTGTTCGACTTCTGCCTGCGTGTGGATCGCAGCCGCATCAACAAGCGGACGGTGGAAGCGCTGATCAAGGGTGGCGCCTTTGACACGATAGACATGAACCGCGCCTCGCTGATGGCGACGCTGGACACGGCCTTCGGCTTTGCTGCCACCTCGATTGCCAACGCCGATCAGGGTGGTCTGTTCGACATGATGGGCGATGACGCGCTGGGCTCGAGCACGGCGGAGCCGCCTATGGCCGATGTGCTGCCCTGGGGCGTCAAGGAAAAGCTGACGCTGGAAAAAACGGCCATCGGCTTCTATCTGACAGGCCATCTGTTCGACGAGGTCGAGGCCGAAGTGCGCCGCTTCGTGCGCACCCCGATCGGCGAGATGCGTGACAGCCGCGAGCCGCAGACCATGGCCGGCATCATCGGCGGGCTGCGCACCATCAACGGCCAGCGCGGCAAGCTCAGCATCTTCACGCTGGACGACAAATCGGCGGTGATCGAGGCCTCGGTCGACGAAAAGACCATGGCAGCTTGCGCCGAAGTGCTCAAGGAGGACGAGTTCGTCGTGGTTTCGGGCCGTCTCCAGCCCGACCGCTTCAGCGGCGGCCTGCGCATGAAGGTGCAGCAGATGTGGAGTCTGGCCGATGCACGCTGCCGTTTTGCGCGCTATCTGCAGGTCAGCGTCGGGGAGAAGATGCCCAATGTGCCGGCGCTGCTGCGCCAGTTCCCGGCCAAGGTCGAGGAAACCGAAAGCGGCAATATCAACCATGGCGTGAAGGTGCGTCTGGACCTGATATGCCGCGACGAGCGCGGCTCGGCCAGTTGCGAGCTGGCGCTGGGCGAGAGCAGCCGCTTCTATCCGTCGGATGCCGCACTGGCCGCCTGGTATGGCTCGGCGGCTGCGGGTCAGGTCAAAGTGGTTTATGAATAAAAAGCATGGGCTGCCTTTTCGAGCTGCTTGCACTCGAATGCCGGATAGGAGCCTGAATTTTTGATAGCGCAGAGCGCTTGCTGGTTAAGGGATTTCCATGGATTTCCCTTGGTTTTGCCAAATTTGCTTCCGGCCGCCTTGAAATCCCTAACAATGCTATGCATATGCCAGCGCAAAAACATTGCAACGGCTCGCTAGAATGGATTTCATGGCTACCCAACTCCCATCAATTCCCCCGGTCTCGCCAGCGATCAGAACGCCTGACGATGGAGATTCCTTGGTGCTTGAACGGCGCCGCCAGCGGCTGCAGCCGCCACGCATGTATCAGGTGGTGATGCTCAATGACGACTTCACGCCCATGGAGTTCGTGATTGCCGTGCTGCAGGAGCTGTTCGGCAAGGACCGCGAATCGGCCACGCAGATCATGCTCAAGATTCATTTGGACGGCCGTGGTGTCTGCGGCGTCTACAGCCAGGATGTGGCGGCGACAAAAGTCGAGCAGGTGCTGCAGGCGGCCCAGAAAGCGGGTCATCCGCTGCAGGCCACATTCGAGCCTGTTGAATAAGCGCAGTCCGCCCTCAGATTAGTTAGCAGAGAGTCAACCAAGCAAGCCGAAAGGAGTCGCACATGATCGCTCAAGAACTGGAAGTCAGCTTGCACATGGCGTTTGTCGAGGCCCGTCAGCAGCGCCACGAGTTCATCACCGTGGAGCATCTGCTGCTCGCCCTGCTGGACAACCCCAGTGCAGCTGAAGTGCTGCGCGCATGCGCGGCCAATATCGACGACCTGCGTTCATCGCTGTCCAACTTCATCAAGGACAACACACCGCAGGTGGACGGCACCGAAGAGGTGGATACGCAGCCCACGCTGGGATTCCAGCGTGTGATTCAGCGCGCCATCATGCATGTGCAGTCCACAGGCAATGGCAAGAAGGAGGTGACGGGCGCCAATGTGCTCGTGGCCATCTTCGGCGAAAAGGACTCCCATGCCGTGTACTACCTGCACCAGCAGGGCGTGACGCGCCTGGACGTGGTCAACTACATTGCTCATGGCATCAAGAAGGGCGAACCGCCCGAGCCTGCCAAGGCCGAATCTCCCTCGGAGAACGAGGAAGGCGCGGCCGGCGAGCGCAATGAAAAAGCCTCGCCGCTGGAGCAGTTCACACTGAACCTGAACCAGGCCGCCAAGGAAGGCAAGATCGATCCGCTGATCGGGCGCGAGTACGAGGTGGAGCGCACCATCCAGATCCTCTGCCGCCGCCGCAAGAACAACCCGCTGCTGGTGGGTGAGGCCGGTGTGGGCAAGACTGCCATTGCCGAGGGTCTGGCCTGGCGCATCACCGAGGGCACGGTGCCCGAGGTGCTCAAGGAAGGCGTGGTCTACTCGCTGGATATGGGCGCGTTGCTGGCCGGCACCAAGTACCGCGGCGATTTCGAGCAGCGCCTCAAAGGGGTGCTCAAGTCGCTCAAGGACAAGCCACATGCCATCCTGTTCATCGACGAGATCCACACGCTGATCGGAGCCGGTGCGGCCTCGGGCGGCACGCTGGACGCGTCCAATCTGCTCAAGCCTGCGCTGTCCAGCGGCCAGCTGCGCTGCATCGGCGCGACCACCTTCACGGAATACCGTGGCATCTTCGAAAAAGACGCGGCCCTGTCGCGCCGTTTCCAGAAGGTGGATGTGGTCGAGCCTACCGTGGCCGAGACCGTGGACATCCTCAAGGGCCTGAAGTCGCGCTTCGAGGAGCACCACAGCATCACCTATGAGCAGGAAGCCCTGCAGGCGGCGGCCGAGCTGTCGGCCAAGTACATCAACGACCGTCACCTGCCCGACAAGGCCATCGACGTGATTGACGAGGCCGGTGCTGCCCAGCGCATTGCTCCCGAAGCCCAGCGCAAGCAGACCATCGGCAAGGCCGAGATCGAGGCCATCGTGGCCAAGATTGCCCGCATTCCGCCGGCCAACGTCAGCAACGACGACCGCAGCAAGCTGCAGACGCTGGAGCGTGACTTGAAGAGCGTGGTCTTCGGCCAGGACAAGGCACTGGAGGTGCTGTCGTCTGCCGTGAAGATGGCGCGCTCGGGTCTGGGCAAGCCGGACAAGCCGATCGGCTCCTTCCTGTTCTCCGGCCCCACGGGCGTCGGCAAGACGGAAGCTGCCAAGCAGCTGGCCTATATCCTGGGCGTGGATC
This region of Comamonas thiooxydans genomic DNA includes:
- the clpA gene encoding ATP-dependent Clp protease ATP-binding subunit ClpA, with the protein product MIAQELEVSLHMAFVEARQQRHEFITVEHLLLALLDNPSAAEVLRACAANIDDLRSSLSNFIKDNTPQVDGTEEVDTQPTLGFQRVIQRAIMHVQSTGNGKKEVTGANVLVAIFGEKDSHAVYYLHQQGVTRLDVVNYIAHGIKKGEPPEPAKAESPSENEEGAAGERNEKASPLEQFTLNLNQAAKEGKIDPLIGREYEVERTIQILCRRRKNNPLLVGEAGVGKTAIAEGLAWRITEGTVPEVLKEGVVYSLDMGALLAGTKYRGDFEQRLKGVLKSLKDKPHAILFIDEIHTLIGAGAASGGTLDASNLLKPALSSGQLRCIGATTFTEYRGIFEKDAALSRRFQKVDVVEPTVAETVDILKGLKSRFEEHHSITYEQEALQAAAELSAKYINDRHLPDKAIDVIDEAGAAQRIAPEAQRKQTIGKAEIEAIVAKIARIPPANVSNDDRSKLQTLERDLKSVVFGQDKALEVLSSAVKMARSGLGKPDKPIGSFLFSGPTGVGKTEAAKQLAYILGVDLIRFDMSEYMERHAVSRLIGAPPGYVGFDQGGLLTEAVTKKPHSVLLLDEIEKAHPDIFNVLLQVMDHGTLTDNNGRKADFRNVIIIMTTNAGAETMNKATIGFTNPREAGDEMGDIKRLFTPEFRNRLDAIVSFKPLDEQIILRVVDKFLLQLEQQLAEKKVDVTFSDELRKHLAKKGFDPLMGARPMQRLIQDTIRRSLADELLFGRLTNGGRLEVDWDEAGNEGKGDVKLTITELPKDAPKAEPEQAVAE
- the clpS gene encoding ATP-dependent Clp protease adapter ClpS, with product MDFMATQLPSIPPVSPAIRTPDDGDSLVLERRRQRLQPPRMYQVVMLNDDFTPMEFVIAVLQELFGKDRESATQIMLKIHLDGRGVCGVYSQDVAATKVEQVLQAAQKAGHPLQATFEPVE